Proteins encoded in a region of the Lujinxingia vulgaris genome:
- a CDS encoding MBL fold metallo-hydrolase, protein MAFELCINGVGDAFSTRHFGTNFLVRRGDFVLAVDCPDLYRRALAENAFAPLASAEGEYLDVDSISAMILTHLHGDHVNGLEMVAAYRRFVRGGVLPLHASEAVLKDLWDRRLAVSLGVMWDGTQYIHYGPETYFDLRELAADASSAVGPFEVETRRTIHHLPTTALRISDGDVTLGYSCDTAFDEGLNDWLKDCDLILHETSLGPAHTPLYKLMELPAEVREKMLVVHYPDDLVGLEIEELTFARQGQVIQVG, encoded by the coding sequence ATGGCCTTTGAACTCTGTATCAACGGGGTGGGTGATGCGTTTTCCACCCGCCATTTTGGCACCAACTTTCTGGTGCGGCGCGGCGACTTTGTGCTGGCGGTGGACTGCCCCGATCTCTACCGCCGTGCGCTGGCCGAGAATGCCTTTGCGCCCCTGGCGAGTGCCGAGGGGGAGTATCTGGATGTGGACAGCATCAGCGCGATGATCCTCACGCACCTGCACGGCGATCACGTCAACGGGTTGGAGATGGTGGCAGCCTACCGGCGTTTTGTGCGCGGGGGCGTGCTGCCGCTGCACGCGAGCGAGGCCGTGCTAAAGGACCTCTGGGATCGCCGCCTGGCGGTCTCCCTGGGGGTGATGTGGGACGGGACGCAGTACATCCATTACGGGCCGGAGACCTACTTCGACCTGCGCGAACTTGCAGCCGATGCGTCCAGCGCGGTGGGGCCTTTTGAGGTGGAGACTCGCCGGACGATTCATCATCTTCCCACCACGGCGCTGCGCATCAGCGATGGGGATGTGACCCTGGGGTATTCGTGCGATACGGCTTTTGACGAGGGTTTGAACGACTGGCTCAAAGACTGCGATCTGATCCTGCACGAGACGAGCCTGGGGCCGGCGCATACGCCGCTTTATAAGCTGATGGAGCTTCCGGCAGAGGTGCGGGAGAAGATGCTGGTGGTGCATTATCCCGACGATCTTGTGGGGTTGGAGATCGAGGAGCTGACCTTTGCGAGGCAGGGGCAGGTGATTCAGGTGGGGTGA
- a CDS encoding DUF3857 domain-containing protein, which yields MSATVWAQATATEGGAQELARRVDALEATRFEGEALGLAYQLDEERGMVAPEVYETELERAARAASRWPVVAFAVERELARARLERGDARGETLASEAGCLTRWSVVGPLENPSMQGFYEEVGPQVELEGPYAGRFGEVAWRELAPADYFCAFSLGSFVTPSTSAVVFLSSRVQLDEALRGELVVGAAGAYRVWIDGREVGGDDGERGAGLDVQSWPVRLSAGEHEVVVKLGSTGQGSLAWSARLLDGQGTPVAGVEHRAEAPQVAPGAMSKTAPQARAGALVAVRETTASRRASPLARIRAAAAWQRLQPADSASPWRDVARSVIAELERGTLSAVQQAEVLLEASPLFEERWRQVSLLERARELTASGEALWERVSLALAAAYGEGSARAEWQRQRAILEEVVEARPGSLKALLALAELYEARGLKGQALRLLEGWEGPQEGDREEVVAWVRAMIDAQEAAGDRRAARALRETVLKHTQFSGAYRWEMMKEAMAEGELSEALAIARERWAKNPWSSAWGLQVARALQVSGEPGEAEGVIETLIARDPGDASLWERKAELRLLQEDRAGVVEAMEQALSLRPQDSALRARAELMRPPGANFYDAWIEEDVRALAEAHPPGPHDYDILIDQAVVEVGPTGLARRFVQRVERVIDARGIQSARQLGVSFQSGDERVEVVGVRVHKADGTLSEDYDEWRSGQARKQSTTYNDREQINLRASNVEVGDLVEYRYVVHQVANENFRGDYFGAVRYVQHGRPAALVRYALLYPESWELYFRPPALAHEVRDGVTPAGEAVEGMKVRSFELREVPRVYTEQDQPGYTEIYDYIMVSNKADYDAIGRWWWELIEEQLVVDDAIREEVGRLTSGLGTDEAKVEAIFDYVARNTRYLHVGLGIHGWKPYRTSAVMQNRYGDCKDKAALLKVMLEEAGVDAEMVLVRTRRLGEVDGSVASMHVFNHAVTYVPGLDVFLDATAEYNGAFELTSMDQGAQALIVEDGGQTRWVTMPIDAPEQNHLAQRLEIDLRGERPVLRGEVEAVGSRAVRYRQLLEDAQRRDEAFERELARRYPGATLTRADYEGIETLGAPAKVRFEAELGDVVRGDGEGYLYPLAAPEDALGAYAAESTRRQDRMFRVPFAESTQVRYVLGPGRAVERVPEDVEVRSKFGDMQVSYSSAGDDLVVEVDFSVKVQRVPVEEYEAFRAFVSELHTALNQTIRLVGEGGVR from the coding sequence TTGAGCGCGACGGTTTGGGCGCAGGCGACTGCAACCGAGGGCGGAGCGCAGGAGCTTGCGCGCAGGGTCGATGCGCTGGAGGCGACCCGCTTTGAGGGGGAGGCGCTGGGGCTTGCCTACCAGCTCGACGAGGAGCGGGGGATGGTGGCCCCTGAGGTCTATGAGACCGAGCTTGAGCGCGCAGCGCGTGCGGCGTCGCGCTGGCCGGTGGTGGCGTTTGCGGTCGAGCGTGAGCTTGCTCGCGCCCGCTTAGAACGCGGGGATGCGCGAGGTGAGACCTTGGCCAGTGAGGCCGGGTGTCTGACGCGTTGGTCTGTGGTCGGGCCGCTGGAGAACCCCTCGATGCAGGGGTTCTATGAGGAGGTGGGGCCGCAGGTGGAGCTTGAGGGACCCTATGCCGGACGTTTTGGGGAGGTGGCCTGGCGAGAGCTCGCGCCGGCCGATTATTTTTGTGCGTTCAGCCTGGGGAGTTTTGTGACGCCTTCAACCTCGGCGGTGGTGTTTTTGTCGAGCCGCGTGCAGCTCGATGAGGCGTTGCGCGGGGAGCTTGTGGTGGGGGCGGCCGGGGCCTACCGGGTGTGGATCGACGGACGAGAGGTGGGGGGCGATGATGGGGAGCGGGGCGCGGGGCTTGATGTGCAGAGCTGGCCTGTGCGCCTGAGCGCCGGGGAGCACGAGGTGGTGGTCAAGCTGGGCTCGACCGGCCAGGGGAGCCTGGCGTGGTCGGCGCGTCTGCTCGATGGTCAGGGGACGCCGGTGGCCGGAGTCGAGCATCGTGCCGAGGCCCCGCAGGTGGCGCCGGGGGCGATGAGCAAAACTGCGCCCCAGGCGCGCGCCGGCGCACTCGTTGCTGTACGCGAAACCACGGCGTCGCGGCGCGCGAGCCCGCTCGCCAGGATCCGCGCTGCGGCCGCCTGGCAGCGTCTGCAACCCGCCGATAGCGCCTCGCCATGGCGCGATGTGGCCCGCTCGGTGATCGCCGAGTTGGAGCGCGGCACGCTGAGCGCTGTGCAGCAGGCCGAGGTGCTGCTGGAGGCCTCGCCGCTCTTTGAGGAGCGCTGGCGGCAGGTCAGCCTGCTGGAGCGCGCGCGTGAGCTCACGGCCTCGGGCGAAGCGTTGTGGGAGCGGGTCTCGCTGGCGCTGGCCGCGGCCTATGGCGAGGGCAGCGCGCGCGCCGAGTGGCAGCGCCAGCGCGCGATTCTCGAAGAAGTTGTGGAGGCGCGCCCGGGCTCGCTAAAAGCCCTCCTGGCCCTCGCTGAGCTCTATGAGGCTCGTGGGCTTAAGGGGCAGGCTTTAAGGCTTCTGGAGGGCTGGGAGGGGCCTCAGGAGGGCGATCGCGAGGAGGTTGTGGCCTGGGTGCGGGCGATGATCGATGCGCAGGAGGCCGCAGGCGATCGTCGGGCTGCCCGCGCGCTGCGCGAGACGGTGCTTAAGCACACGCAATTCTCCGGCGCGTACCGCTGGGAGATGATGAAAGAGGCGATGGCCGAGGGGGAGTTGAGTGAGGCGCTGGCTATCGCCCGGGAGCGCTGGGCGAAAAACCCCTGGTCGTCGGCCTGGGGGCTGCAGGTGGCCCGGGCGCTGCAGGTTTCCGGTGAGCCGGGGGAGGCGGAAGGTGTCATCGAGACGCTGATTGCCCGCGACCCGGGCGACGCCTCGTTGTGGGAGCGTAAGGCCGAGCTGCGACTTCTGCAGGAGGATCGGGCGGGGGTGGTCGAGGCGATGGAGCAGGCCTTGAGCCTGCGCCCCCAGGACAGCGCTCTGCGCGCCCGCGCCGAGCTGATGCGCCCGCCCGGCGCGAACTTCTACGATGCCTGGATCGAGGAGGATGTGCGCGCGCTGGCCGAGGCGCACCCGCCCGGCCCCCACGACTACGACATCCTCATCGACCAGGCTGTCGTCGAGGTCGGCCCCACCGGGCTTGCGCGTCGTTTTGTGCAGCGCGTGGAGCGGGTGATCGACGCGCGCGGCATCCAGAGCGCGCGGCAGCTGGGCGTGTCTTTTCAGTCGGGCGATGAGCGCGTGGAGGTCGTGGGCGTGCGGGTGCATAAGGCCGACGGCACGCTCAGCGAAGATTACGACGAGTGGCGAAGCGGCCAGGCCCGCAAGCAGTCGACGACGTATAATGATCGCGAGCAGATCAACCTGCGCGCCAGCAATGTGGAGGTGGGCGATCTGGTGGAGTACCGCTACGTGGTGCACCAGGTGGCCAATGAGAACTTCCGCGGCGACTATTTTGGGGCGGTGCGCTACGTGCAGCACGGTCGACCGGCCGCGCTGGTGCGCTACGCGCTGCTCTACCCCGAGAGCTGGGAGCTCTACTTTCGGCCGCCGGCGCTGGCCCACGAGGTTCGCGATGGCGTCACTCCGGCTGGTGAGGCGGTTGAGGGCATGAAGGTGCGCAGTTTTGAGCTGCGCGAGGTGCCGCGGGTCTACACCGAGCAAGATCAGCCCGGTTATACCGAGATTTACGACTACATCATGGTCTCCAACAAAGCCGACTACGACGCCATCGGGCGCTGGTGGTGGGAGTTGATCGAGGAGCAGCTTGTGGTCGACGACGCCATCCGCGAAGAGGTGGGCCGGCTGACCTCGGGGCTGGGCACCGACGAGGCGAAGGTCGAGGCGATCTTTGATTATGTGGCCCGCAACACCCGCTACCTGCACGTGGGGCTGGGCATTCACGGCTGGAAGCCCTACCGAACCTCGGCGGTGATGCAAAACCGTTACGGTGACTGCAAAGACAAGGCCGCGCTCCTCAAGGTGATGCTCGAAGAGGCCGGCGTCGACGCCGAGATGGTGCTCGTGCGCACGCGTCGCTTAGGCGAAGTCGACGGGTCGGTGGCGAGCATGCACGTGTTTAACCACGCGGTGACCTATGTGCCCGGGCTCGATGTCTTTCTGGACGCGACGGCCGAGTACAACGGAGCCTTTGAGCTGACCTCGATGGATCAGGGCGCCCAGGCGCTGATTGTGGAAGACGGCGGTCAGACCCGCTGGGTGACCATGCCGATCGATGCTCCGGAGCAAAATCACCTCGCGCAGCGTCTGGAGATCGATCTTCGTGGGGAGCGCCCCGTGCTGCGCGGAGAGGTTGAGGCAGTGGGCTCGCGGGCGGTGCGTTATCGCCAACTTCTCGAAGATGCCCAACGCCGCGATGAGGCCTTTGAGCGGGAGCTCGCCAGGCGTTACCCGGGTGCCACACTCACACGCGCCGATTACGAGGGCATTGAGACTCTGGGCGCGCCGGCGAAGGTGCGTTTTGAGGCGGAGCTGGGCGATGTGGTGCGCGGCGATGGTGAGGGCTACCTCTATCCGCTGGCCGCACCGGAAGATGCCCTGGGGGCGTACGCCGCCGAGAGCACGCGGCGCCAGGATCGGATGTTCCGCGTGCCTTTCGCCGAGAGCACCCAGGTGCGCTATGTGCTCGGCCCGGGCCGCGCGGTGGAGCGGGTGCCCGAGGATGTGGAGGTGCGCTCGAAGTTCGGCGATATGCAGGTGAGTTATTCGTCGGCCGGCGACGATCTGGTCGTCGAGGTGGATTTCAGCGTCAAGGTGCAGCGGGTGCCGGTCGAGGAGTATGAGGCGTTTCGCGCCTTTGTGAGCGAACTTCATACGGCGCTCAATCAGACGATTCGGCTTGTGGGTGAGGGAGGTGTGCGATGA
- a CDS encoding AAA family ATPase, with product MSTSFEGTHSYIASPELRQVVDIASALQKPLLIRGEPGTGKTLLAYAVAEALGLNLLRWHVKSTTRAQDGLYHYDTVQRLNDSRFGEGDVSDIEHYIRLGALGQAFESEERAVVLIDEIDKADVEFPNDLLHELDQMRFTISETGREVIARHRPLIIITSNAEKELPDAFLRRCIFHYIDFPDPELMRSIVEVHHPGLDRQLLDACLKKFYWLREQPQLRKRPSTSELVDWIGAMLRAGLSPDVLDKEIPFLGVLLKKEADLTRFTRGR from the coding sequence ATGAGCACCTCCTTTGAAGGCACCCACAGCTACATCGCCAGCCCCGAGCTTCGTCAGGTCGTCGACATCGCCTCGGCCCTGCAAAAACCCCTTCTGATCCGCGGGGAGCCCGGCACCGGCAAAACGCTCCTGGCCTATGCGGTGGCCGAAGCCCTGGGGCTGAACCTCTTGCGCTGGCACGTCAAATCGACCACCCGCGCCCAGGACGGCCTCTACCACTACGACACCGTCCAGCGCCTCAACGACTCGCGTTTTGGCGAAGGCGACGTCAGCGATATCGAGCACTACATCCGCCTCGGCGCTCTGGGACAGGCCTTTGAGAGCGAAGAGCGCGCCGTGGTCCTCATCGACGAAATCGATAAGGCCGATGTCGAATTCCCAAACGATCTTCTCCATGAGCTCGACCAGATGCGCTTTACGATCAGCGAGACCGGCCGCGAAGTTATCGCGCGCCACCGCCCGCTGATCATCATCACCTCCAACGCCGAAAAAGAGCTGCCCGATGCATTCTTGCGCCGCTGCATCTTCCACTACATCGACTTTCCCGATCCCGAGCTGATGCGCTCGATTGTTGAAGTTCACCACCCCGGCCTCGATCGCCAGCTGCTCGACGCCTGCCTCAAGAAGTTCTACTGGCTGCGCGAGCAACCCCAGCTGCGAAAACGCCCCTCCACAAGCGAGCTCGTCGACTGGATCGGCGCGATGCTGCGCGCCGGCCTCAGCCCCGATGTACTCGACAAAGAGATCCCCTTTCTGGGCGTCCTTTTGAAAAAAGAAGCCGACCTGACGCGTTTCACCCGCGGCCGCTGA
- a CDS encoding tetratricopeptide repeat protein, whose translation MKSASRMLRALVLAMLTALAMSCASSPAATPQGWRFEAGSPAEATLKTWLSGADAASEVGEVEADAGVEALLTAGEIALWEGDKERAFDIFSTMLRDHPAHPLQRYAALRLVELVDEVVEGPQRLEAWLGQVRYEGQGLLTRVELSRLAWEVAHARWERSDAMAPFALSAAGVPMAWRVSPLMSPWRLLDFDEVYSPEQSGWLGDQYRSPQIARPSPANWRPTQRVALERSGQGLELGESGVYYLEATLEVAGADVQEVAMFGDFSAATKVWVGTTPVLEHREEDYASGRYVRPLKLKPGKHRVLVKMAYEAGYRDRLDLRVVPAAGKVLGEERVRFVETPPVRERPELKPVEVAGKMQRSWEVEPLRAVANAPGKAGVSGLWWAAVSALESGEPEAFEALIGALQARFEGELPAPAELLRAEQVLTRWDLPGDLRDAEALMAVRRAHALRPQLLSVLVALEQRLRRGGSDEERRRVLEAARDQAIDAQGRLRDIGPLKAWAAYVAGQGVRAVAEEAWREVIEVDPADCEAAEKLQDLYALRSYAPHPSEISEGWEACPALYGEWVQARGDAFDEQLAWLELQAARQPLEVSRQVELARFLRGVGQEERALEVLAAARKAQPWETRLWLAEADLLLSLGRTDEARAALSRDRERYGSTARVDWMIHEIDGELPLQEAMPDGLAAARAEFARAPVAPAGEGQEVGLPSGGEPGAMALDEAYYVLDYAARRYFPDGSSWTLTHTVVRLMTRGAIDRYAEVELPRGARQVLVRTIKASGAVRVPEEVAGKGTLSMPGLEPGDMIEVAYLQHDGPGVFRTHVEGMRFFFRMADISTRHSEYVILGSEDLEFISANGAPGSEPVEIGGVKGVRFVATDQRRPTPEPLSVSSEEFLPWVQEYRVGVEGGAIESDRRYVVNALMASDRVGAALQTQAARWLGRPLYAQENASDAEVEKLFYQASEAFAQPSPLALTTDANHAVLLGRGSPLVVLRTIYQRMGVDAEIYLARAQEQPDARHPVGDFGRYRRPLLRVVLPESEAVVWLEAAGPDAMFGTVDGDVEGQPALCVSCADYEEVRVEGDAERRPSRAIAVEGEVDAEGTLRAVATYTYGGMRAVRVRGALRARQDEADRDQYIDAIAQELFSGARVEAYEVQNASEVDAPLRLQISLSREGFARQVDDAWVIDTTLFGEELASIYASRDRRVLTMRVGYERYQTYDLRLRLPEGANLDEATLRATDLNLEGANGSYARRSWLEGGELRVEAEVALPRQRVMPEAYPEFRSWATAVEQSAGVVVRY comes from the coding sequence ATGAAGAGCGCTTCGAGAATGCTGCGGGCGCTCGTGCTCGCGATGCTGACGGCGCTGGCGATGAGCTGCGCCAGCTCGCCAGCGGCCACCCCGCAGGGGTGGCGCTTTGAGGCCGGCTCGCCAGCGGAGGCGACGCTCAAAACCTGGCTTTCTGGCGCGGATGCGGCGAGTGAGGTTGGAGAGGTTGAGGCCGACGCCGGGGTGGAGGCGCTGCTGACCGCCGGGGAAATCGCGCTGTGGGAGGGCGATAAAGAGCGAGCGTTTGACATCTTTTCGACGATGCTGCGCGACCACCCGGCTCACCCCCTGCAGCGCTACGCGGCGCTGCGCCTTGTGGAGCTGGTCGATGAGGTGGTGGAGGGGCCACAGCGTCTGGAGGCCTGGCTGGGCCAGGTGCGCTACGAGGGGCAGGGGTTGCTCACGCGCGTGGAGCTCAGCCGCCTGGCCTGGGAGGTGGCGCACGCGCGCTGGGAGCGAAGTGATGCGATGGCGCCTTTTGCGCTGAGCGCGGCCGGGGTGCCGATGGCCTGGCGCGTCAGCCCGCTGATGTCGCCCTGGCGGCTCCTGGATTTTGATGAGGTGTATTCGCCCGAGCAGAGCGGCTGGCTTGGCGATCAGTACCGCAGCCCGCAGATCGCGCGGCCCTCGCCGGCCAACTGGCGGCCCACGCAGCGCGTGGCGCTGGAGCGTTCTGGCCAGGGGTTGGAGCTTGGTGAGAGCGGCGTCTATTACCTGGAGGCAACGCTCGAGGTCGCCGGGGCGGATGTGCAAGAAGTCGCCATGTTTGGGGACTTCTCGGCGGCCACGAAGGTCTGGGTTGGCACAACACCCGTGCTTGAGCATCGCGAAGAGGACTACGCGTCGGGGCGCTACGTGCGCCCGTTGAAGCTCAAGCCGGGCAAACATCGGGTGCTGGTGAAGATGGCCTATGAGGCAGGCTACCGCGACCGGCTCGATCTGCGCGTGGTGCCTGCGGCGGGCAAGGTTTTGGGGGAGGAGCGGGTGCGTTTTGTGGAGACGCCGCCGGTGCGGGAGCGGCCGGAGCTGAAGCCTGTCGAAGTGGCTGGCAAGATGCAGCGAAGCTGGGAGGTGGAGCCCCTTCGGGCCGTGGCGAACGCGCCCGGTAAGGCCGGCGTTTCGGGTTTGTGGTGGGCGGCGGTCAGCGCGCTGGAGTCGGGTGAGCCGGAGGCGTTTGAGGCTCTTATAGGTGCGCTGCAGGCTCGTTTTGAGGGGGAGCTGCCGGCGCCGGCGGAGTTGCTGAGGGCCGAGCAGGTGCTCACACGCTGGGATCTTCCCGGCGACTTGCGCGACGCCGAAGCTCTGATGGCGGTGCGCCGCGCCCACGCGCTCCGACCGCAGCTCTTAAGCGTGCTCGTGGCGCTGGAGCAGAGGTTGCGCCGCGGCGGAAGCGACGAGGAGCGCCGCCGGGTGCTGGAGGCCGCCCGCGATCAGGCGATCGATGCGCAGGGGAGGTTGCGCGATATCGGCCCGCTCAAGGCCTGGGCGGCCTATGTGGCCGGCCAGGGCGTGCGCGCGGTGGCCGAAGAGGCCTGGCGCGAGGTGATTGAGGTTGATCCGGCCGACTGTGAGGCTGCCGAGAAGTTGCAGGATCTCTATGCGCTGCGCTCCTATGCGCCGCACCCCTCCGAGATCTCCGAAGGTTGGGAGGCATGCCCCGCGCTTTACGGGGAGTGGGTGCAGGCGCGCGGCGACGCCTTCGACGAGCAGCTGGCCTGGCTGGAACTCCAGGCCGCTCGCCAGCCTCTGGAGGTGTCCCGGCAGGTGGAGCTCGCGCGATTCTTACGCGGCGTTGGCCAGGAGGAGCGGGCGCTTGAGGTGCTGGCCGCGGCTCGAAAGGCGCAGCCCTGGGAGACGCGGCTTTGGCTCGCCGAGGCCGACCTGCTCTTAAGCCTGGGGCGCACCGACGAGGCCCGCGCAGCGCTCTCCCGCGATCGCGAGCGCTACGGATCGACAGCCCGCGTGGACTGGATGATCCATGAGATCGACGGGGAGCTTCCCCTCCAGGAGGCGATGCCCGACGGGCTGGCCGCGGCGCGCGCCGAATTTGCCCGCGCGCCGGTTGCTCCGGCAGGGGAGGGGCAGGAAGTTGGCCTGCCGAGCGGGGGAGAGCCCGGTGCCATGGCGCTCGATGAGGCGTATTACGTGCTCGATTATGCCGCGCGGCGCTACTTCCCGGATGGGTCGAGCTGGACGCTGACCCACACGGTGGTGCGCCTGATGACGCGCGGGGCGATCGACCGCTACGCCGAGGTGGAGCTTCCGCGAGGGGCGCGCCAGGTGCTCGTGCGCACGATCAAAGCGTCGGGGGCGGTGCGCGTGCCCGAGGAGGTCGCCGGCAAGGGCACGCTGAGTATGCCCGGGCTTGAGCCGGGCGATATGATCGAGGTCGCCTACCTGCAGCACGACGGCCCCGGGGTGTTTCGCACCCACGTGGAGGGCATGCGTTTCTTCTTCAGGATGGCCGATATCTCCACACGCCACAGCGAATACGTGATTCTGGGGTCCGAAGACCTGGAGTTCATTTCGGCCAACGGGGCTCCCGGCTCCGAGCCGGTGGAGATTGGCGGGGTGAAGGGCGTGCGTTTTGTGGCCACCGACCAGCGCCGGCCCACCCCGGAGCCACTCAGTGTGTCGAGCGAGGAGTTTCTGCCCTGGGTGCAGGAGTACCGGGTTGGCGTGGAGGGCGGGGCGATCGAGTCGGATCGCCGCTACGTGGTCAACGCGCTGATGGCCAGCGATCGTGTGGGTGCGGCGCTTCAAACGCAGGCCGCGCGCTGGCTGGGGCGCCCGCTTTACGCGCAGGAAAACGCCAGCGATGCGGAGGTGGAGAAGCTCTTCTACCAGGCATCGGAGGCGTTTGCGCAGCCCAGCCCTCTGGCGCTGACCACCGACGCGAACCACGCCGTGCTGCTGGGCCGCGGCAGCCCGCTGGTCGTGCTGCGCACGATCTATCAGCGTATGGGCGTTGATGCCGAGATCTATCTGGCGCGCGCCCAGGAGCAGCCCGATGCTCGCCATCCGGTCGGGGACTTTGGCCGCTACCGGCGCCCACTTCTGCGGGTGGTGCTCCCGGAGAGTGAGGCTGTGGTGTGGCTGGAGGCCGCCGGGCCCGACGCGATGTTCGGGACGGTCGACGGAGATGTGGAGGGCCAGCCGGCGCTCTGCGTAAGCTGCGCCGACTACGAGGAGGTGCGGGTGGAGGGCGATGCGGAGCGTCGCCCCTCGCGGGCGATCGCGGTGGAGGGGGAGGTCGACGCGGAGGGCACTCTGCGGGCGGTGGCCACCTACACCTACGGTGGCATGCGCGCGGTGCGGGTGCGCGGGGCGTTGCGTGCTCGCCAGGATGAGGCCGATCGCGATCAGTACATCGACGCGATCGCGCAGGAGCTCTTCAGCGGCGCTCGGGTCGAAGCGTACGAGGTGCAAAATGCCTCGGAGGTCGATGCGCCTCTGCGCCTGCAGATCTCGCTGAGCCGCGAGGGGTTTGCCCGACAGGTCGATGATGCGTGGGTGATCGACACGACGCTCTTTGGCGAGGAGCTCGCCAGCATCTACGCCTCCCGTGACCGGCGAGTGTTGACGATGCGCGTGGGGTACGAGCGCTACCAGACCTACGATTTACGGCTGCGCCTGCCCGAGGGGGCTAACCTCGACGAGGCGACGCTGCGTGCCACCGATCTTAATCTGGAGGGTGCGAACGGCAGCTACGCGCGTCGGAGTTGGCTGGAGGGTGGGGAGCTTCGGGTGGAGGCTGAGGTGGCGCTGCCGCGTCAGCGGGTGATGCCCGAGGCGTACCCGGAGTTCCGCAGCTGGGCCACCGCTGTGGAGCAGAGCGCGGGGGTGGTGGTGCGTTATTGA
- a CDS encoding vWA domain-containing protein: MFIDFFFLLRRAGVPVSTTEFLALCQGLKAGLARNSLHGFYVLARATLIKRAEHFDLYDQVFAAYFKDRPFQPERTSSQLHDDLLAWLEEAADLPVPTAEELAKLERMNLDELRQAFEDRLAEQDERHDGGNRWIGTGGTSPFGHSGHNPAGIRVGGASQNRSAVQVATERRFRNLRTDLVLDTRQISLALRKLRDLAREGRADELDLDATIEATGKNAGDIELVFRPPRHNRLKLLLLMDVGGSMTPHTHLTSLLFSAANRAHHFQAFEAYYFHNCFYETLYTDMERRQGKPTAEVLAAVDDSWRCVVVGDAAMAPTELTAPGGAIDYYHFNEESGWTWLNRLAERVPRTAWINPDDPRWWGSYTTRQIGQLFEMFPLTLEGLDQAISAIR, from the coding sequence ATGTTCATCGACTTCTTCTTTCTGCTGCGCCGCGCCGGGGTGCCGGTCTCTACCACCGAGTTTCTGGCGCTCTGCCAGGGGCTTAAAGCCGGCCTGGCCCGCAATAGCCTCCACGGCTTCTACGTGCTGGCGCGCGCCACGCTCATCAAACGCGCCGAACATTTCGACCTCTACGACCAGGTCTTTGCGGCCTATTTTAAAGACCGCCCCTTCCAGCCCGAGCGCACCAGCAGCCAACTTCATGACGATCTACTCGCCTGGCTCGAAGAGGCCGCCGATCTGCCCGTGCCCACCGCCGAGGAGCTCGCGAAGCTGGAGCGTATGAACCTCGACGAGCTGCGCCAGGCCTTTGAAGATCGCCTGGCCGAGCAGGACGAGCGCCACGACGGCGGCAACCGCTGGATCGGCACCGGCGGCACCAGCCCCTTTGGGCATTCCGGCCACAACCCGGCCGGCATCCGCGTGGGCGGCGCCAGCCAGAACCGCTCGGCGGTGCAGGTGGCCACCGAGCGCCGCTTTCGCAACCTGCGCACCGACCTTGTGCTCGATACCCGCCAGATCAGCCTCGCGCTGCGCAAACTTCGCGATCTGGCGCGCGAAGGCCGCGCCGACGAGCTCGATCTCGATGCCACCATCGAGGCCACCGGCAAAAACGCCGGCGACATCGAGCTCGTCTTTCGTCCCCCGCGCCACAACCGCCTCAAACTTCTGCTGCTGATGGACGTCGGCGGCTCGATGACCCCGCACACCCACCTCACAAGCCTGCTCTTCTCGGCGGCCAACCGCGCGCATCACTTCCAGGCCTTTGAAGCCTATTATTTTCATAACTGCTTTTACGAGACGCTCTACACCGACATGGAGCGCCGCCAGGGCAAACCCACCGCCGAGGTCTTAGCGGCGGTCGACGACTCCTGGCGCTGCGTGGTCGTGGGCGACGCGGCCATGGCCCCCACCGAGCTCACCGCCCCCGGGGGCGCCATCGACTATTACCACTTCAACGAAGAGTCAGGTTGGACCTGGCTCAACCGCCTGGCCGAGCGCGTGCCCCGCACCGCCTGGATCAACCCCGACGATCCGCGCTGGTGGGGAAGCTACACCACCCGCCAGATTGGCCAGCTTTTTGAGATGTTTCCCCTCACACTCGAAGGGCTCGATCAGGCCATTTCAGCCATTCGTTGA